A window of Mucilaginibacter paludis DSM 18603 contains these coding sequences:
- a CDS encoding DUF2683 family protein produces MAIQTLLKVMKINFEKEEESPYHPEFVAKIKRGEKAMREGKGVKVDMDNLWFPINRLLRWSKK; encoded by the coding sequence ATTGCCATCCAAACGCTATTGAAGGTGATGAAGATTAATTTTGAGAAAGAGGAAGAAAGCCCTTACCATCCTGAATTTGTGGCAAAAATAAAGCGTGGCGAAAAAGCGATGAGGGAGGGTAAAGGTGTTAAGGTGGATATGGATAATTTATGGTTTCCTATAAACAGGCTACTCCGCTGGAGTAAAAAATAA
- a CDS encoding NAD(P)-dependent oxidoreductase, giving the protein MKIAVFGASGRIGSRVITEALNRGHDVTAVVRKPETYTLIHPHLKVAKGDIFESQSVESAVFDHDAVVSAYSPGGGATPSSIAELVLPLTKGLEQAAVKRLVVVGGAGSLEVSPGLQLVDTPSFPEAYKAVSLAHRDALKAYQQVDELDWTYVSPSAEIMPGERTGKFRIGTTQLLTDEHGKSHISMEDFAVAILNEIENPQFIRKQFTVGY; this is encoded by the coding sequence ATGAAAATTGCAGTATTTGGAGCATCTGGCCGCATAGGCAGCCGTGTTATTACCGAGGCGCTTAACCGCGGACACGATGTTACCGCCGTAGTGCGCAAACCCGAAACTTATACCTTGATACATCCGCACCTTAAGGTGGCTAAGGGCGATATATTTGAATCGCAAAGTGTGGAGAGCGCAGTGTTTGATCATGATGCCGTTGTGAGCGCTTATAGCCCGGGCGGCGGGGCAACGCCATCAAGCATTGCAGAACTGGTGCTGCCCTTAACCAAAGGTTTGGAGCAAGCCGCCGTTAAGCGTTTGGTAGTAGTTGGCGGGGCCGGTAGTTTGGAGGTTTCGCCAGGCCTGCAGCTGGTGGATACGCCCAGCTTCCCCGAAGCGTATAAAGCGGTATCGTTAGCGCACCGCGACGCGCTGAAGGCCTACCAACAAGTTGATGAACTGGACTGGACCTACGTTAGTCCTTCGGCAGAGATTATGCCCGGCGAGCGCACCGGCAAGTTCCGTATTGGCACCACCCAGCTATTAACCGACGAACACGGCAAAAGCCATATTTCGATGGAGGATTTTGCTGTCGCGATATTAAACGAGATCGAAAACCCGCAATTTATCAGGAAGCAATTTACGGTGGGGTATTGA
- a CDS encoding PH domain-containing protein — protein sequence MLNLDFEAEKQLGPELIGNEKLVWAGRPKKGIVFRAIDIFIIPFSAIWLGGFIWMTTSSNDFNSMPFRLFQIPFYAAGLFMLFGRFIWDSMMRANTVYGLTENRVIIKSGIFSTKTQSYYIKSIPQINIREKSEGRGTIELNKGGFLSGVGMRGNWEPPIPQLELIENARDVYNTILKLQHS from the coding sequence ATGCTGAATTTAGATTTCGAAGCCGAAAAACAATTAGGCCCCGAACTGATTGGGAACGAGAAATTAGTATGGGCTGGGCGACCAAAAAAAGGGATCGTTTTTCGAGCTATTGATATTTTCATCATTCCATTTTCAGCTATTTGGTTGGGTGGTTTTATATGGATGACAACCTCATCAAATGATTTTAACTCAATGCCCTTCCGGCTTTTCCAAATTCCTTTTTACGCTGCGGGATTATTTATGCTTTTTGGACGATTCATTTGGGATAGTATGATGCGGGCAAATACCGTTTACGGATTGACAGAAAACAGGGTAATAATAAAGTCCGGTATTTTTTCTACGAAAACCCAATCGTATTATATTAAATCAATCCCTCAAATAAATATTCGCGAAAAATCAGAGGGCAGAGGTACAATTGAGTTAAATAAAGGCGGTTTTTTAAGCGGTGTCGGGATGAGAGGTAATTGGGAGCCTCCAATCCCCCAACTCGAATTAATTGAAAATGCCCGGGACGTTTATAATACCATACTTAAACTGCAACATAGCTAA
- a CDS encoding PhzF family phenazine biosynthesis protein, giving the protein MTIPIYQADTFTGQLFGGNPAAICPLNEWLPAETMQKIAAENNLAETAYFVKTEDGFGLRWFTPELEIDLCGHATLASAHIIFTELGYSGSEIRFETQKAGILTVTKDGDRYTLDFPSRPPQPVAALPMDLIKALGGKIPVEVLKARDYLVVYETEEDVRDITPDFNALAKLDTIGVIVTAEGNEVDFVSRFFAPAAGINEDPVTGSAHCNLIPYWADMLEKDELHAYQISARKGELWCTNKGDRVLMSGKAVTYLKGEIYV; this is encoded by the coding sequence ATGACGATACCAATTTATCAGGCTGATACCTTTACCGGCCAGTTGTTTGGCGGCAACCCTGCGGCCATTTGCCCGCTTAACGAATGGCTGCCTGCTGAAACGATGCAAAAGATTGCGGCCGAAAATAACCTGGCCGAGACGGCTTACTTTGTAAAAACCGAAGACGGCTTTGGCCTGCGCTGGTTTACGCCTGAGCTTGAGATTGACTTGTGCGGGCATGCCACCTTAGCCAGCGCGCATATTATTTTTACCGAGTTAGGGTACAGCGGGAGTGAGATCCGTTTTGAAACACAAAAGGCGGGGATATTAACGGTAACTAAGGATGGCGACAGGTATACTTTAGATTTCCCGTCGCGCCCGCCGCAACCTGTAGCAGCTTTGCCCATGGATTTGATTAAGGCGCTGGGCGGTAAAATACCCGTTGAGGTTTTAAAAGCAAGAGATTACCTTGTAGTTTACGAAACCGAAGAGGATGTGCGGGATATTACCCCCGATTTTAACGCCCTGGCTAAGTTGGACACCATTGGCGTGATTGTAACTGCCGAAGGTAACGAGGTTGATTTTGTATCGCGCTTTTTTGCGCCCGCCGCCGGTATCAACGAGGACCCGGTAACCGGATCGGCACATTGTAACCTGATCCCCTACTGGGCAGATATGCTCGAGAAGGACGAACTGCACGCCTACCAGATCTCGGCACGTAAAGGAGAACTCTGGTGCACCAATAAAGGCGACCGGGTACTGATGAGCGGCAAGGCGGTTACTTATTTAAAGGGGGAGATTTACGTTTGA
- a CDS encoding ATP-binding cassette domain-containing protein, with translation MNNSILKSDSIEVEFNGRKILQGVYLECRQGEILGLLGRNGCGKSTLLKVIYGTVNGTHKYVSIDDQFVHKGYLNNQIAYLPQHHFLPNGIKMRTLAKQMVDPEHWDEFSAYPVYRDHQHKTTTGLSGGEWRQLEMLMTLYSKARFILLDEPFTHVSPIQVEEIKTLILARAKTRGIIITDHYYKHVLEVSNRLLLLNNGYTKMIANRDDLVTYGYISE, from the coding sequence ATGAATAATTCCATTTTAAAGTCAGACAGTATTGAGGTCGAGTTCAACGGGCGTAAAATATTGCAGGGAGTTTACCTGGAATGCAGGCAGGGCGAGATATTGGGTTTGCTTGGCCGCAATGGCTGCGGTAAATCAACCTTGTTAAAGGTGATTTACGGTACCGTTAATGGCACACACAAGTACGTAAGCATCGACGATCAGTTTGTACATAAGGGCTACCTTAATAACCAGATAGCTTACCTGCCCCAGCATCATTTTTTGCCCAATGGCATTAAAATGCGTACCCTGGCTAAACAAATGGTTGATCCGGAGCATTGGGATGAGTTTAGCGCTTATCCCGTTTATCGCGATCATCAGCACAAAACAACAACCGGCCTATCCGGCGGAGAATGGCGGCAGTTGGAAATGCTGATGACCTTATACAGTAAGGCCAGGTTTATTTTGCTGGATGAGCCTTTTACGCACGTATCGCCCATACAGGTAGAAGAAATTAAAACCTTAATATTGGCAAGGGCCAAAACCAGGGGCATTATTATTACCGACCACTATTACAAACACGTGCTCGAGGTAAGCAACCGGCTTTTGCTGTTAAACAATGGCTATACCAAAATGATAGCAAACCGCGACGACTTAGTAACTTACGGTTATATTAGCGAATAA
- a CDS encoding sigma-70 family RNA polymerase sigma factor — MRQLKITQSITNRESQSLDKYLHEIGKVDLITAEEEVILAQKIREGDQAALERLTKTNLRFVVSVAKQYQNQGLTLGDLINEGNLGLIKAAKRFDETKGFKFISYAVWWIRQSILQAIAEQSRIVRLPLNQVGSLSKISKAFSKLEQEYEREPSPEELADILETTVDKISDTLSNSGRHVSMDAPFVQGEENTLLDVLDNHEPNTDFHLINESLAEEIKRSLSTLTEREREIVVLFFGLGSNSPFSLEEIGEKFNLTRERVRQIKDKALQRLRHTSRSKILKSYLG; from the coding sequence ATGAGACAACTCAAAATAACCCAATCCATTACTAACCGGGAGTCGCAGTCGTTAGACAAGTACCTCCACGAAATAGGGAAGGTTGACTTGATAACTGCCGAAGAAGAAGTAATTCTTGCACAAAAGATTAGGGAGGGCGACCAGGCTGCGTTAGAGCGTTTAACCAAAACCAACTTACGTTTTGTTGTTTCTGTGGCCAAACAATATCAAAACCAGGGCCTCACCCTTGGCGATTTGATAAACGAGGGCAACTTAGGTTTAATTAAAGCCGCTAAACGCTTTGATGAAACCAAGGGATTTAAATTTATATCGTATGCGGTATGGTGGATCCGCCAGTCCATCCTGCAGGCCATTGCCGAGCAATCGCGTATTGTGCGTTTACCGCTAAACCAGGTAGGTTCGCTCAGTAAAATAAGCAAAGCTTTCTCCAAACTGGAGCAGGAATATGAGCGCGAACCATCGCCCGAAGAGCTGGCGGATATACTGGAAACCACCGTTGATAAAATATCCGATACGCTGAGTAACTCGGGCAGGCATGTATCGATGGATGCGCCGTTTGTACAGGGCGAAGAAAATACGTTGCTCGATGTGCTTGACAACCACGAGCCTAATACCGATTTCCATTTGATCAACGAATCGCTGGCCGAAGAGATTAAACGCTCGCTATCTACCTTAACCGAACGCGAACGCGAAATTGTAGTTTTGTTTTTTGGTTTAGGATCAAACAGCCCCTTCTCGTTAGAGGAAATAGGCGAAAAATTTAACCTCACCCGCGAGCGCGTAAGGCAGATTAAGGATAAGGCCCTGCAACGGCTAAGGCATACATCGCGAAGCAAAATATTAAAATCATATTTAGGATAA
- the mgrA gene encoding L-glyceraldehyde 3-phosphate reductase encodes MSYIPASNRYSSMLYRRCGKSGLKLPAVSLGLWHNFGDVDVMDNYRKTLHTAFDSGITHFDLANNYGPPPGSAEINFGRILKEDFAAHRDELIISTKAGYYMWEGPYGDWGSKKYLVSSLDQSLKRMGLDYVDIFYHHRPDPDTPLEETMAALDLIVRQGKALYVGLSNYRPKEAAEAIRILKELGTPCLIHQPKYSMFERWVEKEGLLDVLEKEGVGCIPFSPLAQGLLTNKYLKGIPADSRVAKGVGFLKESNITEERLSQISRLNDIALQRGQTLAQMALAWILKDDRVTTVLIGASKPEQLTDSLKCLENIKFGSEELQQIEQILA; translated from the coding sequence ATGTCGTACATACCTGCATCCAACAGATATTCATCTATGCTTTATCGCCGCTGCGGCAAAAGCGGTTTAAAGCTTCCGGCGGTTTCACTGGGCTTGTGGCATAATTTCGGCGATGTGGATGTAATGGATAATTACCGCAAAACCTTGCACACTGCCTTTGACAGCGGTATTACGCACTTCGACTTGGCCAATAATTACGGCCCGCCCCCGGGTTCGGCAGAGATCAATTTCGGCAGGATCCTGAAAGAAGATTTTGCCGCTCATCGCGATGAGCTGATCATATCTACCAAAGCCGGTTATTATATGTGGGAAGGGCCTTACGGCGATTGGGGATCCAAAAAATACTTAGTTTCGAGTTTAGATCAGAGCTTAAAGCGGATGGGGCTGGATTACGTGGATATATTTTATCACCACCGCCCCGACCCTGATACCCCGCTTGAAGAAACGATGGCAGCGCTCGATCTGATCGTTCGCCAGGGAAAAGCCCTTTACGTGGGCCTCTCCAACTATCGCCCCAAAGAAGCAGCCGAGGCTATCCGTATCCTAAAAGAGTTGGGCACCCCCTGCCTCATCCATCAGCCTAAATACTCCATGTTTGAGCGCTGGGTTGAAAAAGAAGGACTGCTGGATGTTTTGGAAAAAGAAGGCGTGGGCTGTATTCCGTTTTCGCCGCTGGCGCAGGGGTTGCTTACCAATAAATATTTAAAGGGCATCCCGGCCGATTCGCGCGTGGCCAAAGGCGTAGGCTTTTTAAAAGAGAGCAACATTACCGAGGAGCGCTTATCGCAAATCAGCAGGTTGAATGATATCGCCTTGCAACGCGGACAAACACTGGCACAGATGGCCTTAGCCTGGATATTGAAGGACGACCGGGTAACCACCGTTTTAATTGGCGCCAGCAAACCCGAACAATTAACCGACTCGTTAAAATGCCTAGAGAATATCAAATTCGGCAGCGAGGAATTACAACAGATAGAACAAATATTAGCATAA
- a CDS encoding Gfo/Idh/MocA family protein, producing the protein MANKIRWGIIGCGNVTEVKSGPAFNKVAESELIAVMRRDAAKAADYASRHGVGQWYGNADELMSNPEINSVYIATPPASHKDYAIDALKRGLNVYIEKPVTLNAAEAEEIAAAVKQYGGKVGIAHYRRALPMFLYVKDLIDKKAIGAIRTIQIKMWKKSRPEMIANSDENWRVNPALSGGGYFHDLAPHQLDLMLYFFGEPKYMHGFSLNQSQLNQADDHVAGLALFENDITLTGSWSFNVDEEDQIDECIIVGSEGSISFPFFGKTVVWHNDQEDDIQVVDFDHPQHIQQPMIGYVVNYFQDKGANLCSINDAITVMKMIDAFTGKP; encoded by the coding sequence ATGGCAAACAAGATACGCTGGGGTATTATAGGTTGCGGCAACGTAACCGAAGTGAAGAGCGGCCCCGCATTTAATAAGGTAGCAGAAAGCGAATTGATAGCGGTAATGCGCCGCGACGCGGCCAAAGCGGCCGATTATGCCAGCCGCCACGGCGTTGGCCAATGGTATGGCAACGCGGATGAATTGATGAGCAACCCCGAGATCAATTCGGTATACATTGCTACCCCGCCCGCATCGCATAAGGATTATGCCATCGATGCCCTTAAACGGGGCCTTAACGTGTACATAGAAAAGCCCGTAACTCTAAATGCTGCCGAAGCCGAAGAAATTGCCGCCGCCGTTAAACAATATGGCGGCAAGGTGGGTATTGCGCATTACCGCCGGGCCCTGCCCATGTTTTTGTATGTTAAGGATCTGATAGATAAAAAGGCCATAGGCGCTATCCGTACCATACAGATTAAAATGTGGAAGAAAAGCAGGCCCGAGATGATTGCCAACAGCGACGAAAACTGGCGCGTTAACCCTGCATTATCGGGCGGCGGCTATTTCCACGACCTGGCCCCGCACCAGCTCGACCTGATGTTGTACTTTTTTGGCGAGCCTAAGTATATGCATGGTTTCTCGCTCAACCAATCCCAATTAAACCAGGCGGACGACCATGTGGCCGGCCTGGCCCTTTTTGAAAACGATATTACCCTCACCGGTTCCTGGAGTTTTAATGTAGATGAAGAGGACCAGATAGACGAGTGCATTATTGTGGGCAGCGAAGGCAGCATCAGCTTTCCGTTTTTTGGCAAAACAGTGGTTTGGCATAACGACCAGGAAGACGACATACAGGTGGTTGACTTTGACCATCCGCAGCATATACAGCAACCGATGATTGGCTATGTGGTTAACTATTTTCAGGATAAAGGCGCTAACCTGTGCTCCATTAACGATGCTATAACCGTGATGAAAATGATTGACGCGTTTACCGGAAAACCCTGA
- a CDS encoding DUF2911 domain-containing protein — translation MKKIILFTMMLGCLFTAFSASAQAPQDKSKRPSPPDSAIVTTKTGVTIKINYGSPSVKGRAIGGNEIATYGKVWRTGANEATVFEINKDVKVEGKPLAAGKYSLYSIPGEKEWVIIFNKTWNQWGTNYNQADDALRVTVKTGKATAFTERLKFTATPSGLVSFAWGDVDVAFKVK, via the coding sequence ATGAAAAAAATAATTCTCTTCACCATGATGCTCGGCTGCCTGTTCACAGCCTTCAGCGCATCGGCACAAGCACCGCAGGATAAAAGCAAAAGGCCCAGCCCACCGGATAGCGCCATCGTAACCACTAAAACGGGCGTCACCATTAAAATCAATTACGGATCGCCGTCGGTAAAAGGCCGCGCCATTGGCGGAAACGAAATTGCCACTTATGGCAAAGTTTGGCGCACCGGGGCAAACGAAGCCACCGTTTTTGAGATCAACAAAGATGTTAAGGTTGAAGGCAAGCCATTAGCTGCCGGAAAGTATAGCTTATACAGCATCCCCGGCGAAAAAGAATGGGTGATCATTTTCAACAAAACCTGGAACCAGTGGGGCACCAACTATAACCAGGCCGACGATGCTTTGCGTGTTACCGTAAAAACCGGAAAAGCGACCGCGTTTACCGAAAGGCTAAAATTCACGGCTACCCCATCGGGCCTGGTATCATTTGCCTGGGGCGATGTAGACGTGGCCTTTAAGGTTAAGTAA